One segment of Clavelina lepadiformis chromosome 2, kaClaLepa1.1, whole genome shotgun sequence DNA contains the following:
- the LOC143445744 gene encoding GDP-L-fucose synthase-like, which yields MENDSSTKHVVLVTGGTGLVGKGIKYVVENGEKRENESWVFLSSKDADLTDYESTKAVFAKHKPTHVIHLAAKVGGLYGNLRANLEFFRQNMTINDNVLQNAYQNGAQKVVSCLSTCIFPDKTSYPINETMLHKGPPHDSNYGYSYAKRMIDVMNRGYSQDCDCKYTSVIPCNIFGPHDNYNIEDGHVLPGLMHKIYKAKLEGKPLTVWGTGKPLRQFIYSRDLARLMIWTLREYNEPEPIILSVGEEDEISIRNAAEKVAKAMNFTKELIFDTEKADGQYKKTADNSKLRKYLPDFKFTPIDVALKETCDWFVDNYEIARK from the exons ATGGAAAACGATTCCAGTACCAAACATGTGGTGCTTGTAACTGGTGGTACAGGTTTGGTTGGAAAAGGAATAAAATATGTTGttgaaaatggtgaaaaaagagaaaatgaAAGCTGGGTGTTTTTGTCCAGCAAAGATGCAGATTTAACAGACTATGAAAGCACAAAGGCGGTATTTGCAAAACACAAGCCAACTCATGTAATTCATCTAGCTGCAAAAGTTGGCGGGCTGTATGGAAACTTAAGG GCAAATTTGGAATTTTTTCGACAAAACATGACAATTAATGACAATGTGCTACAAAATGCTTATCAAAATGGAGCACAAAAAGTTGTGTCTTGTCTGTCAACATGTATATTTCCTGATAAAACATCTTATCCCATTAATGAAACTATGTTACATAAGGGTCCACCACATGATTCAAATTATGGATACAG ttATGCAAAGCGAATGATAGACGTAATGAATCGAGGATATAGCCAGGACTGCGACTGCAAATACACATCTGTCATTCCTTGCAACATATTTGGACCTCATGACAATTACAACATAGAGGACGGCCATGTGTTACCTGGCCTTATGCATAAAATTTACAAGGCAAAGTTAGAAG gtaAACCACTCACTGTTTGGGGCACAGGAAAACCTCTTCgacaatttatttattcaagAGATTTAGCTAGGCTCATGATTTGGACATTACGCGAGTATAATGAGCCGGAACCAATTATTCTTTCTGTTGGAGAAGAAGATGAAATATCGATAAGAAATGCAGctgaaaaagtggcaaaggcGATGAATTTTACT AAAGAACTAATATTTGACACCGAAAAAGCAGATGGGCAATACAAGAAAACTGCAGATAACTCAAAACTGCGGAAGTATCTTCCTGATTTCAAATTCACTCCTATTGATGTAGCATTGAAAGAAACTTGTGATTGGTTTGTTGACAATTATGAAATCGCCAGAAAATAG
- the LOC143445053 gene encoding putative tRNA pseudouridine synthase tag-124, producing MITIKSLKNASIIGKHFMVPARHLAVYQNKTSRNSNYEFLKLREMTRDRLVYKVIKLQRLLDTYYWMHNPGSFDGRDKVRVDHPDPEDIILDVLSERTVAFKVLYLGWDYAGYAWQDSSWGQKMVGHTNVVERVFLEALLRQQLVPNIGSRRLNFERCGRTDRDVSGLSQVISLRLRSNLNEGYGVWGKTETKEYDEDGNQSDVIRSIYCEDGFSISDTSLDHNEFPYVKMLNDALPSDIRVLAWSPVRRNFTPRYHCMSRTYRYVFPRGGMDIKLMQEAASKLVGKHDFRNFCTKHSENVFKHFKRDIFSFKVEEITNSNNPECDMCSATVSGSSFLYHQIRCMMSLLGLVGLKRISPSVIDDLLDVEKSPKKPGFSTFNAINLTLVDTEFKDEDICWRWDEDVLESSRMLARNYNVYSAKSETIRHMYDHVCSRLTNQNSKELAALEFSENLGGVDHDQTHEYHGVSPETKTLEEARTKYKQSIVKRLINKGAYRRAALAYQSPMPDEKNTSAENEQNTEPETSNL from the exons ATGATAactattaaaagtttaaagaatGCCTCTATTATTGGGAAACACTTCATGGTGCCTGCAAGACATTTAGCAGtgtatcaaaacaaaacttcaagAAACAGTAACTATGAGTTTCTTAAGCTGAGAGAGATGACTCGAGATCGATTAGTTTACAA GGTGATTAAGCTGCAACGTTTGCTGGACACATACTATTGGATGCACAATCCAGGATCATTTGATGGAAGAgataaa GTAAGAGTTGATCACCCTGACCCAGAAGATATTATTCTCGATGTTTTATCAGAGAGAACAGTTGCTTTTAAAGTTCTTTATCTTGGCTGGGACTATGCAGGATACGCATGGCAAGATTCGTCATGGGGACAGAAGA TGGTAGGCCATACGAATGTTGTGGAACGTGTATTTTTGGAAGCACTGTTAAGGCAACAGCTTGTGCCAAATATTGGTTCGAGGCGCCTTAATTTCGAACGATGTGGCAGAACAGACAGAGACGTCAGCGGTTTATCTCAAGTAATAAGCCTCAGATTACGAAGCAACCTTAATGAAGg GTATGGTGTGTGGGGTAAAACAGAAACTAAAGAGTATGATGAAGATGGAAATCAGTCAGATGTCATTCGAAGCATTTACTGTGAAGATGGTTTTTC aaTTAGTGACACCAGTCTCGATCACAACGAATTCCCTTATGTGAAAATGCTCAATGATGCTTTGCCTTCCGATATTCGTGTTCTTGCTTGGTCACCAGTTAGGAGAAACTTTACTCCAAGATACCACTGCAT GTCACGTACATATCGCTATGTGTTTCCTCGTGGGGGAATGGACATCAAACTGATGCAAGAAGCTGCTAGCAAGTTGGTTGGAAAACATGACTTCAGAAACTTTTGCACCAAACATT CCGAGAATGTATTCAAGCATTTTAAGAGGGATATTTTCTCCTTTAAAGTTGAGGAAATTACAAATTCAAACAATCCTGAATGTGACATGTGCTCTGCCACTGTTTCAGGCTCATCCTTTTTGTATCACCAG ATTCGTTGCATGATGTCGCTGTTAGGGCTCGTAGGATTGAAACGTATTTCACCAAGCGTAATAGACGATCTTCTTGACGTTGAAAAATCACCCAAGAAACCTGGATTTAGCACATTTAATGCGATCAATCTCACATTGGTTGACACCGAATTTAAGGATGAAGATATCTGTTGGCGTTGGGACGAAGATGTGTTGGAAAGTTCTAGAATGCTAGCGAGGAACTACAATGTGTATTCAGCCAAATCTGAGACCATACGTCATATGTATGATCACGTGTGCTCACGGCTGACCAATCAAAATTCGAAAGAATTGGCGGCTTTGGAATTTTCAGAAAACCTCGGTGGAGTTGATCACGACCAAACCCATGAATACCACGGGGTCAGCCCGGAGACAAAAACGCTTGAAGAGGCGCGAACAAAGTATAAACAGTCAATCGTTAAACGTCTTATTAACAAAGGGGCTTACAGGAGGGCTGCGTTAGCTTACCAGAGTCCGATGCCAGACGAAAAAAATACGAGCGCTGAAAATGAGCAAAATACAGAACCAGAAACTTCTAACCTATAG